The following are encoded together in the Juglans microcarpa x Juglans regia isolate MS1-56 chromosome 2D, Jm3101_v1.0, whole genome shotgun sequence genome:
- the LOC121251130 gene encoding uncharacterized protein At4g29660, with protein sequence MASYLWRKYADYLYTKWEKTLLWDMIDPYRRPKSFKPLVTIYIAAFYTGVIGSAITEQLYKEKYWEDHPGEAVPLMRPKFYYGPWKVLKGDVLPPNQ encoded by the exons ATGGCAAGCTATCTGTGGAGGAAATACGCAGATTATTTGTACACAAAGTGGGAAAAAACTCTACTCTGGGACATGATCGATCCGTACAGGCGACCCAAATCGTTCAAACCTCTTGTTACAATCTATATTGCTGCTTTCTACACTGGAGTAATTGGTTCTGCTATCACTGAACAACTCTACAAG GAGAAGTATTGGGAAGATCACCCTGGGGAAGCCGTCCCTCTAATGAGGCCAAAGTTCTATTATGGACCTTGGAAGGTACTGAAGGGAGATGTCCTTCCACCTAATCAGTGA
- the LOC121251128 gene encoding cytidine deaminase 1-like, translating into MDRPRFVIPASEAESMAEESNLSVLQFLPSLVNSAKRLARPPISHYHVGAVGLGSSGRVFLGVNLEFPNLPLHHSVHAEQFLLTNLSINAEPHLRYLAVSSAPCGHCRQFLQEIRNAPNVNLLITSEPKSESDQFQPLSSFLSHRFGPDDLLAKDVPLLLEPHHNGLTFLSETQFPSCNGFCDGYGELRYAALEAANKSHAPYSGCPSGVALMDGEGKIYKGSYTESAAYNPSLGPVQAAIVAYVTGGDGGGYDKIVAAVLVEKEGAVVKQEDTARLLLKAISPKCGLKVFHCSSA; encoded by the coding sequence ATGGACCGACCCAGATTCGTAATACCAGCCTCGGAAGCTGAATCCATGGCAGAAGAATCCAACCTCTCCGTTCTCCAGTTCCTACCCTCCCTTGTCAACTCCGCCAAGCGCCTCGCCCGCCCGCCCATCTCCCACTACCACGTCGGTGCTGTCGGTTTAGGCTCCTCCGGCCGAGTCTTCCTCGGCGTCAACCTTGAGTTCCCCAACCTCCCCCTCCACCACTCCGTCCACGCCGAGCAGTTCCTCCTCACCAATCTCTCCATCAATGCCGAACCCCACCTCCGCTACCTCGCTGTATCCTCCGCCCCTTGCGGTCACTGCCGCCAGTTCCTCCAAGAGATCCGTAACGCCCCGAACGTCAACCTCCTCATCACCTCCGAACCCAAATCGGAATCAGACCAATTCCAACCGTTGTCCAGCTTTCTCTCCCACCGGTTCGGCCCCGATGACCTGCTGGCCAAAGACGTACCATTGCTCTTAGAGCCACACCACAACGGGTTAACGTTTCTAAGCGAAACCCAGTTTCCATCCTGCAATGGTTTTTGCGATGGATATGGGGAATTACGATATGCGGCTTTGGAGGCCGCGAATAAGTCCCATGCGCCGTACAGTGGCTGCCCATCCGGCGTAGCGCTTATGGACGGCGAAGGGAAGATATACAAAGGGTCTTACACGGAATCGGCGGCGTATAATCCGAGCTTGGGGCCGGTGCAGGCGGCAATCGTAGCGTACGTTACCGGCGGGGACGGTGGTGGCTATGACAAGATTGTCGCGGCGGTGTTGGTGGAGAAGGAAGGAGCTGTTGTGAAGCAAGAGGACACGGCAAGGCTGCTATTGAAGGCGATTTCGCCCAAGTGTGGATTAAAGGTCTTCCATTGTAGTTCGGCCTAG